The candidate division TA06 bacterium genomic interval CACAACAGAAACTGTGTGCTCTTTTTGATTTAGAAAAATATCAACTATCAGTTGTATAATACATTTTGTTTTTTAAAACACCTTGAATAACAAGCAGTTGTGAATTGTTTTTACAAATAACTAGGAAACTTGCGCTAGGTTATAACACTTCTGGCCTTGGTTAGATGCCTTCTGACCTGGGTTACAGCCCTTCTAACCTTGGTTAGAACCCTTCTGACCTGGGTTATAACCTTGCTAACCTTGGTTAGAACCTTCCTAACCTGGGTTACAAGCCTTGTAACCCAGGTTATAGCCCTTGTAACCCGCTATTTCAGTGTTATTTACTGGGTTTTGGCCTTTTTTACGCCCCTTGAGGCCACTTTAGACATGGATTCCCGCATTTTCTTTAGTTTTTGGGAAAGATTGTTGTCCTTGCCCAAGGTCCCTACTATGGCATCCACTTGGGCCGATGCCAAGGCATAGGCTTCGGTGGTCATTTTGACCGAAGCGGCGGTTTTGGCCTTGACCTCGGCCATGGCCTTTAGCTGGGCTTCTTCGGCTTTCTCCGCGCTAATGTTCTTCTCCTTGAGCAGTTTCAATTTGGGTGTAACATCGAGGCCCTGTTTTTTAAGGCTCTCTTTGTTGTCGGCCAACACCTCTTCCATCTGTCGGTTAAAGGAGCGTTTTTGGGCTTCGGTTAAGGCAGCCATCGGCATCTTCCTTTCGTCTTGTGTTGTTTTTGAAAGTTTTTATTTAAGCACCACCAATTTCTTGGTGTTGTCAAATCCGTTGGCTTGGATACGGTAGAAATAAACGCCTGCGGCGGCTTGCCGACCGGTCTCGTCCTTCCCGTTCCACCTTGCATTGTAAAAGCCAGGCTGCTTACTTTCGTTCACCAATGTTTTTACCACCTGGCCGGAAATGTTGTAAACCTTAAGGCTGACATTGCCCGGCTTGGTTACCGCATACTGAATGGTAGTCGGCTGGCTGCCGAAGGGATTGGGCGCATTTTGGCACAATTGATTGGTCAACGGCAATGTTACGGGCGTGGTAAAAGCTGTTTGTGTTCCGCCATCAGTCTTTTCAGTAGAAGTTGGCTTGCTGAACTCATACAATTTGACATCGGTAGCCATAGCATATTTGCCGTTGATGTTTTTAACCGTCAAAACAATGCTCCCATCTTTGGCATACCATTGCGGCGGCACCAAAACTTCAACAGTAGTGGGCTGGCCGGCTTTGACCTTGCTGGTGGCTACTGTTTGTTTGTCTACTTTTAGCTGTTCATGCCAGATGGGTTTGTTTGACTGGCCTTTGGCATTGTTTTCAACGTTTTCAAAGTAGTAGGTTACGGATACTTTGTAATCTTTAGTGCTGTTTAAATTGTCAAACTTGTAAGCCACTTCTTCTGCGCCGTAATCAATGCTCTGGTAAGAAGCCGGGCCAAAGACTTTGAAACCATCCCGGCGGATATTGAAGGGCGAAGCAAGCTCTTGTCCTCCGTCAATATAAATTTTTGATACGGGCTGGACGATATTTCTCTGGAACTTAACATCATAAGGCGAAGCATTGCCTTGCGTCCAGATAGCCAGTATTTTTGTAGTGTCAATGGTCTGGCTGAATGTTATTTGCGGATAATTGCAGATGCTATCGTTATCGGTTATCGTCCGCTTGGCGCTGTCAGGCCAGCCTGCGCCATCAATGAATCGTTTGCTGTAAATACGGTAATATCCGTTCTCATTATCAGACCAATAGACATACCCTGACATAGCGGTGGTGGGGTTAAGCGAATTGGAGATGTTATTGCTGACATTCTCGGAATTTGTCCAGGTGTTGGCGGAAATGGTCAATATCTTGTTGTATATATCAAAACTACCGCCATTATCTTCTTCCCATGTTACGCTTAATTTATCGCCGTAAACATCTATCATGGGATGCTGGGAAATAGCCGGGCTTTGTGAAATATTTATTGGCGTTCCCCATATGCCATTCGTCCTGTCGGCAAAATAGATATCGTTGCCTGAAGCGTAAGCAATATATACATTATCGCTGTCGTCAACTGCCACCATCGGTGTTTTACCCGGCAAATCCAGATTCTCATTGATTGCCGACATGAAATCGGTTATTGGAAATGTGACTAAACTAATCTTGCCTTCACAAGTTTCTTCATTCGACACAACAGAATAATAGGTATAAGCCACATATGCGGTATCATGCCTGCTGATGGCCATGGTGGGGCGGGAATAAACAATGGCGGGTAACCAAATAGGCGGAATCCACGGCGAGGACTGGCGGGTATATTCAAAAGTGGAAGACCACTTTTTCCATATAACAGAAGGGCGGCCCAAAGTATCCAAAGCCAGGCAGGAACGATTATCGGCCTCGTAGCTCAATACCGTATCCGTTGACCAGTCCAAGCCGAAGTCGGTGGAATACGAATAATAAAGCCCGTTGTCGGAACCGTAAATAAGATGAGCTTTGCCGGAAGCCGGGCTATACAGCAATTTGTGGGTATTGTTGAAAGCGGTGGCGTTGCTCAGCCTGGTTTTAAAAGGCGGATGGGGAACGTAGACCTTGACAGAATCCGAGAAAAACCCTTCAACCTTAGAAGTATCAACGCCTGCTACCATGTAAAAATAATTTTTATTGTCAAGCCGGTTCGGATCGTCAAAGGTAAAAGCTGTGATAAGCGTATCGTTTATTTTGCTATAGAATTTCTCCCCTTCCGCCCGGCGATAAATATTATAACCAACCGATATGGTATCGTCTTTTGCGCCGCCGGAATATTTAGACCCGCCTTTTTCCCAAGTTACGACAACTGTCCAATAATCAAACGGGCTGACGCCTGCGGTAACATTTATCGGCCGGGCAGGCTTGAATATTTTATGATGCCTGAGTATGCTCTCAAAGCCGCTAAAACGATCATAAAAGTTTCCCCAGCCCTGGATGAATTCCCAAATGTTATAGCAGTTGCGGCCGCCGGGCGTATATTTTGTTGTGACATCCCAGATGGGGCCAAAACCCATGGTCAAGGTATCGGCATAAGCTGAATCGTTGGGATATGGATTTTCATCCTGAGAATCGTATAGGTCCCACAAAGAGCCTGCAACGGCTGCTTCGCAATACGGGCCAGCTTGCAATGGATTATTAATGCTGTCATAGTGAGACCAGGGGTTTTCTATATTCCACCAGCCTACCGTAGTGTCTGCCTTACCAATCATTTCCTTAGTATCAATATAAAATAGGCTATCCGAAACAACATGGTTAAAAAAGTTAGCCCAGCCTTCGCTGTATGACATATTAGGTTTTTCCGGATGGCTTTCAAACCATTTATGAGATCCGGTTGCATTAGGCGGAAATTCCGCGCATTTTGCCATAGCGTGATGAGCAAATTCGTGCAACAGAACCATATCATCCCATTCGTCGGTAGTTTTATCCTCACCGGTGGTATCTGCATTTACCCAGGTTGTGTCCACATAGCCACTAGGATACATATCCGTACATGTGCCACCGAAGCCATGATCAGTCAAAGAATAACCTGGCTGCCATTTCGCAGCAATTCTATACAATGTGGCATCATCTGTATGATCATTGGTGACTAGCGTGTCATACGCGTTTAAAAACACATCAAATATATTCACAGCCCCACTACGTGGTTGATTGGCTGTCGGATAAAGTCCGCCATCAAAGGCCTGCTCGCCTGCATAGGAAGGGCTTCTGGAAAAGGTATATGAACTAGTGCTTACGGTATCCCACTTCCACCAGCGAAAACGCCAAGTCAAACTATCCGGGCCATCGGAGTAGTTAAATTTAATGGTATCGGTTACTACTTTGATTCGTTCAAATTTTGTTCCGGCATAATCTGGCCCCTTGCAATATACAAAAGGGCAAAAACGCGCCGGATAAACTACATTATCCACGTTAACAGTAAAATTACCATTTTCATCGGTCATGGTTGGGCCGAAACGTGTAAGGCCCTGGCCCGACCAGTATCCCCAGACCCATATTTTAGCCCGGCGTACAGGCATATCTATTGTCGTCGCCAACAGACCATTTGCAGTATCGGAACAATGCTTTTTATACAAGAATTGACCGGTCAGTGTAACTGTAGCCTTTGGCGTAGATATTTTTTCAAGCCCAGAAAAACTATCATCAACGCCATAACTGTTATTGTAACCATTAGGACGAAAAAATTTGATTTTCCTGGCTTTCAGTATTTCCTCAACATTCTTCCAGTAATCGCCACCTTTCGATTTTGTCTTTTCACGAGCATCCCAAAGGATATCTATAGCTTTCTGCCCCTCAACCCCGCTTCTGATAAATAGTTCAATACGGTTATGTAAAAGCTCAATTGCCTCAATGTCCGATACCTCCCCTTTTGTCTTTTTCAAATTCTCAATTGCATCTCTTGTGGCTTTAGCTTTCTCACCATTAATCATACCCGGTTGGATATTCTGCTCATTTAATGGCAATGGTTCCTCGGGGTCATAGCGATATTCTATTTTCTTAAAATTCCTTTCATTGTTTCTTGCCACATATTGTGGTAGAGACATTAATGTGCCTTCATCATCTACAACGTCATAATATACACCGCTTCCGCCAGGGGTTGCCGATTTGCCCCAAATACTTCTTTGTACACTAGCGGGCACACTTTCAAATGTTACAGTTATAGATGGGTTAATAATTTGGCCTTTGGCTAATTTTTTATAATATATGTATTTTTCACCACTTAATATTTTTACGCCACCTTTTAGTGTAAAATGAATTTTTACATTTTCTACATCTCTTAACATTTTTATTTCACCTGAAAGTGTATAGCTCCCCCCTAATTTAGCCCCGCCGTCAATTTTCAAACCGCTACCCTCAAAAACAGGCGGGGGGCCGCCCGCTTTAATCATTTTTTGGGCATTAGCAACACCGCAACAAAATAGTATTGCCAAACAGAGGGTTAACATGGTCTTTTTCATTTTCGTTTCTCCTTATGTTTTTGGGTTAAGTTCTTGTTGGTTCCCGGTAAAAGCGTAGCATAAACGGCGGAAGAAGTCAATACCAAAATAAAGAAATGTTTGTGTTGCAAACAAAATGAAAAATGCCCACCCGGCAAGCTTTAAACTGCAGGTCGGGCTGCGAGAACGCCGGACAATTTTAAGGCCTTCACTCCCAGCGCTTCAGCCTTAAGCTGTTGCCCACCACGCTGACCGAGGAAAAGGCCATGGCCAGGGCGGCGAACATCGGGTTAAGCAGGATCCCCAAAAAAGGATAGAGCAGCCCGGCGGCCACCGGGATCCCGATGACGTTGTAGAAAAACGCCCAGAACAGGTTCTGCTTGATTATTTTGAGGGTGGACCGGGACAGCCTGATAGCCTTGAGGATCAGGTTCAGGTCGTCGCCCAGAAGTATTATGTCGGCAGACTCTATGGCCACGTCGGTCCCCCGCCCCATGGCCATCCCGATGTCGGCCTGGGCCAGGGCCGGGGCGTCGTTGATGCCGTCGCCCACCATGGCCACCACCGAGTTTCCCGACTGCAGTTTCTTGACTTCCTCCACCTTGTCTTTGGGCAGGACTTCTGAGATCACCTGGTCCATTCCCAATTGCCCGGCGATGGCCGCCGCCACCTCCTTATGATCGCCGGTGATCATGGCTGTTTTCAGCCCCATAGAATGCAAACCGGAAATGGCTCGGGGGGCATTCCCCCTCAACGTGTCGGCCACCGCAATGATGCCGGCCGGCCTTGCGTCTGCGGCCAGGTAGATGACGGTCTTGCCTTCCTGCTGCAGCCGGTTTGCTAGTTTTTCCAACGATGAAAAGTCTATTTCCCTCTGCTCCATCAGGGGCCGGTTGCCTATCTCCACTAATTTGTCGTTTACTTTGCAGCTTAGGCCCGATCCGGGAAGAACCTTAAAATCTGACATTTTCGGCAGCGGGATATTTTTCAGTTTAACATATTCTGCCACCGCCCGGCCGATGGGATGTTCCGAGGAATTTTCGGCCGAGGCGGCTAGTGCCAGCAGCTGTTCCTCGTCCAGTTCCGGCGACACCGCCACGTTGGTGACTGTGATCTGGCCAGTGGTCAAAGTCCCGGTCTTGTCGAAGACCACTGTGTCAATGCTCCCGGCCTTTTCCAAAATTTCTCCCCGCCGGATCAGGATGCCCAGCTCGGCCCCCCGCCCGGTCCCCACCATGATGGCGGTAGGGGTGGCCAGCCCCAATGCGCAGGGGCAGGCGATCACCAGGACCGCCACCGCGTTGATCATGGCCAGGTTGAAGGACGGCCCGAGGATCAGCCACAAGGTGAAGGTCAAAGCGGCCACGGCCATGACGATGGGGACGAAGACGGAGGCGATCTTGTCGGCCAGTCTTTGAATGGGAGCCTTGCTGCCCTGGGCCTCCTCCACTAATTTGATGATCTGGGCCAGCACGGTCTCCCGCCCCACTTTTAAGGCCATAAAGCGGAAAGCCCCTGTCTTATTGATGGTGCCTCCGGTCACCCGGTCGCCGGCCGCCTTGTCGGCCGGAATGCTTTCGCCGGTAATCAGGGATTCATCCAGTGATGAGAACCCATCCAGTATCACGCCGTCGGCGGCCACCCGCTCGCCCGGCCGGACCGATATGATGTCCCCGGATCTCACCTGCTCGATGGGGAGCTCGGTCTCCTGCCCGTCCCTGACCACCCGGGCGGTCCTGGCCTGCAGGCCGATCAATCGTTTGATGGCCTGCGAGGTTTTGCCCCGGGCGCCGGCCTCCAGCATCCGCCCCAATAGTATCAGGGTGATGATCACAACTGCGGAATCGTAATAATAAACAACCTGCAGTCCGGCCTGGGCAAAGAACCCCGGGAACACGGTGGCCAGCAGGCTGTAGCCGAAGGCGGCCGAGGTTCCCACGGCCACCAGGGTGTCCATGTCCGCATTGCGCCGTTTAATGGAAGCCCAGAAACCCTTGTAAAACAGCCATCCGGAGAAGAACTGGACCGGAACGGCCAGAGCCAGCATCAGCCAGGGATTATGCAGCCAGCCCGGCACGAAGGGCAGGAACATATGCATCCCGCCCAGGAACACCGGGACGGAAAAGATCAAAGCGAACAGGAACCTCTTTTTAAGCGACGAATAATACCTGTCCCGCTGCCCTTCCAGCGATGCGGCGGGGGACGGCAAAGGGCCTTCAGTCCCGGCCTGCGTTCCGGGCACCTCGTATCCCGCAGCTCTCACTACTTGCAGGATCTCCGGGACTGTGATCAGGTCCGGGTCGTATTCTATCGCGGCTTTTTCCGTGGCCAGGTTCACGGCGGCGGACCGCACTCCTTTCATCCGCTTTAAATACTGTTCCACATTGTTGACGCAGGAAGCACAGTGCATCCCGCTGACGGGGATTTCGATCTTTTTCATATTCATCCTTTACTGACCAGGTGCAACGAAAGTTTTCCTGTCTGGGCCGGTCACAATGCCCATTGATGGTGCCCATTAAATCAGTATAACACCAAAAAACCGTTTTAACAAGGGTTGATCAAAATTATGGATTTTTTGCTTGACTTATGGGGCCGTTTAACCTATCATTTTATGCATGCTTACAAAAACAATAATCAAGCGTCATTTATGTTGAAGAAACGAATACTGCTGCTCCTGATCGTCCTGACCCTGGCTGCGGTCCCCTGCCATTCCCAGAATGAAGAGGAGGAGGCTCCGGAAGCTGCCCCGGCTCCGGTGGAAGCCCCCGCCCAGGCTTCGGCCGACAGCCAGGCCTTTTACCGGCTGCTGGACTGGCCCCTGTTATGGCAGAAAAGCCAGGCCAGTCTGACCGGCGACTCGGCGGAACAGGCTTTGGACCTGGCCGATTCGGCCATGGCCAAGGCCGCCTCTTTGGATATCCGCCTGCCCCTGCAGGCCGGATATCTCAAGGCCCTTTCGCGCCAGGCCTTAAGGGATCGGGACCGGACCCTGGCTTACCGCTATTCCCTGCTGGCCCTTAAAGCCGACCCCACTTATCCCGGACTGATCTCCAGTAATTTCAAAATTCAGCAGAGCCGGGCCGGTTTCAGCCAGGCCTTGAAAGACTCCTGGCACAATTTCAACTACGCCCAAAAATATTTCCGGCACCAGCTGGACTTCACCGCCAAAGCCCTGACCCTGATCTCTATTTTCCTGCTGGCCTCCGGCCTGATATTCCTGCTGCTACTGGCGGTAAAGCACCTGCCTTACCTGCACCATGTCTTGGCAGACCTGCTGCCTGAAGCCATGCCCATTTATAGCCGCCGCCTGATCGCCGCCGCTTTGCTGGTTTCCTTAAGCTTGATCCTGGGATTCATCAGCCTGGCGCTGCCGGTGGCCCTGATGGCGATCATGGCTACAGTTTACGCCGCCCGCAAGGAGAAGGCCCTGCTGCTGCTGGCGATTGTTCTTTTGGCCGGCTCCGGGATCGGCTTAGGCCTCGGCCGCCAGCTGTTCGTCAATCTGAACGACGATTACCTGCAGGACCTGTCTCAAGCCAACCAATCGGACCGGGATGCCGGACTAAAAGCAAGACTGGCGGAATACCAGCAGCAGCGCCCCGACGACCTGACCCCGCTGTTCTGCCTGGCCCTAATGGAAAAACGGGCCGGGAATTTCAACCAGGCCCGCCAGTATCTAGATACTTTGCTGGCGGCTTCGGGCCAGAATTCCAAAGCCCTGAACAATCTGGGTAATTTATTATTCTACCAGGGAAAGATCGACAGCGCCGCTTACCTTTACCGCCAGGCCTTCCAGGCCGACCCGACTGCGGCCCTGCCCCATTACAACCTGGCCCAGGCTTATTTCAAGCAGGTTGATTTCAAGGCCGCCGACCAGGAGCGGGAATACGCCATGTCACTGGCCAGGCCCGAAATCACAGCCCGGGAGGGATCCAAGGATGCCGGACTGGTGCTGGATGAGCTGATCCCGGTCTCCTATTTCTGGGGCCAGGTCTGGCTGGGGTTGGATCCTTTGGCCGGCTTCAGCCCGGCCGAGTCTTTAAGCCTGACCGGCCTGAACCTATGGCTGCCGGCCTGGCTGGGCCTGGCCCTGCTGTTATTGGGGTTGATCACGGTGATGGTGTTTTTTAAGGACCCGGCGCCTGCCTACTGTTCGGTCTGCAACAAGGACATCTGCCCCCAATGCCAGGCAATATCTCCCCAGCAGGATTTGTTTTGCCACGAATGCAATCAGGTGATCTCGGCCGCCACTTCGCCGGAACTGCAGGAAAAACTGATCGCCAATTTAAAACTTAAAAAAAACCGGCGCAAAATATGGACCGGGGCCGTCTCCAACCTGCTGGCGCCGGGATCGGTGCTGCTACTGGAGAATATGGCGGCCTTAGGCCTGTTGCTGGCCCTGCTCTGGGGAGCGATATTCGCCATCTTGTGCAACCTGAAACTCTTGCTTTTCCCCCAGGACCTTCAGTATTTCATTTTCAGGACCGGGCCGGGCTGGCTGATTTTAAGTCTGCTGGTCTTAAGCTGGCTCTTGACCTGGGTGGTTTTCCTGAAACACGCCAATTTGCTGGCCGCGCCGTCTCAACCGGCAAGGAAAATCGCTTGACAGGTCAACTTAAAAAATACGCCTTTTCATCCGCAGATTTTCGCAGATTACTAATCAGAGCGGATAATAGTAGACTTTTTTTCCACCGAAACACGCTAAATACGCTAATTATATTGGATTTAAAAGAAACCGGAATGTCTACTAATATACGCTCCCATTAGTATAACGAATAATTTTTGTACCCACCAATTTAAACTTGTATGAAAATATCTGTGTAAATCTGCGAAATCTGCGGATAGAACCACCTGACAGATCAGATAATTAAGGAAAGATCCCATGGAAGGTAACGTCAAAGAATTCGGGCTGGCCGACGTCATCCAGTTCATCTCCACCAGCCAGAAGACCGGGGTGCTGCTGCTGGACCATCATACCGACACCGCCTCGATCGCTTTTGCCCGGGGCGACATCACGGCCGCGGTCTACGGCCGGCAGGGCAAGCAGGACCAACTGCAGGATTACCTGTTCCGGTCCAAAAAACTCGATCCCGAAACCATCCAGAAACTGGCCCAGATCCAGAAGGACACCAACCTGGGCATCGACGAGGTGATGATCAAGGAACAGATCATGACCGAGGAGGAGCTGTTCGGGGTGATCGCTTTCAAGATCCAGGAGGTGATTGACGACATCTTCACCTGGAGCGACGCCCATTACAAGTTCGACGCCCAAGCCGACCTGTATTCCAAGAGCCGGACCAAGGTGACTATCCCGCCGGCCACCCTTTTGATAGAAACTATGCGCCGCAAGGACGAGTGGCCCCGGATAAAGATGGCCATCCCCTCGGAGGACATCGTTCTATTAATCAAACCCGACGGCATCCTGCCCTACGACGCCCTGCCCGAGGCCAAGCAGATGATGGAATTCATCGACGGCAACCGGACCATCTCGGAGATGATCCAGCTTTCGGGGTTCGGACGCTTCCGGACTTTCAACGCCCTGTTCAATTTGTTTGAACTGGGGATGATCGAGCGCAAGGTCACCGAAAGCGCCGCCCTGCCGCCCAAGCCCAAGGCCCCGTCCCCGGTCTTGAAATTCATCGGGCCGGCCGCCACGGTGATGGCTACCGCCGGGATAGTGCTGATTTTGTTGACCGCTTCGCTTTTTTGGGGATACAAGGTCAGCCTGCTGCTGGATTCCAAGACCAACCTGGTGGAAGAGTTGCTTTTGAAATCGGCCCAAAGCAAGTACCGCCAGGAAGTGGAGATATACAAGATGATCAACGGACGTTACCCGGCCGAGCTTAAGCAGGTAGTAAAGGACCGGAGGTATGTTGACCTGCTGGTTTACGAGGTTTCCGGGGACGGGCAGAGCTTTGATTTGAAGATAGTTGAACGGAAATGAGAATAATGAACACATGAGAATGAGAAAAGCCCGGTCATAAAACCGGGCTTTTTAGTTAGCATCATTGCCCCACGGAGCATTTAGTTACCATTAGGCCTTTGTTTTTCTCTGTTTCCGTGTCACTGTGGCAAATACCCGTCATCAGTACTCAAACGTACTTCCCCCGATGAACTCCCTCAATATCGACGTGTGCGGTACCTCGTCGGCGAACACCGGCACGAACATCTGCAGGAAGCGCTGCAGCCGGTAAGCCTCGTAAAAGGCGGTGTCGTCGGTGGGCACTTCCATCAAAAAGCGCTCGGCGTACATTCGCAGCACTGCTGGTTCGTAGATCAGGGTGGAGTTGAAGATGATGTCGGCCTCCTCCTGGAAGGGGAAGATGTTGCGCTCCTCGCCTCGCTGCACCGAGGACCAGATCTTTAATGTCTGGGCGGCCTTGTAGCCCCGGAACAGCCGGTCCCTTACGATGCGCCGGATCAGTCGGACATCCGAGGTATTGATGCGGTTGTGGTTGTCCAGACAGAGCTGGGTTAAAGCGCTGATGTAGACCTTGAGCTTGCTTTCGGCCGGCACCGAGCGAGTAAGCTTTGAGTTCAGGCCATGGATGCCCTCAACCAAAAGGATGTCGTCGGGGCCCAGTTTGTAGCTTATGGTCTTGTCCGACCGCTGGCCGGTGTGGAAATCGTAGACCGGGGTGGCCGCCTCCTCACCCGCCAAAAGCCCGGTCATCTGCCGGTTGAACAGCTCCAGATCCACCGCGATTAGGGACTCGAAATCCGGCTTGCCGTCCTCGCCTAGCGGGGTCTGTTCCCGCCCCAAAAAATAGTTGTCGGTGGACAGGGCGATGGGGTGCAGCCCGTTGACCTTGAGCTGGATCATCAGCCGCTTGCTGAAGGTGGTCTTGCCCGAAGACGAGGGCCCGGCAATCAGCGCTAATTTGACCCGCTGGCGCTGGGCGGTGATCCGGTCGGCCACCTCCACGATCTTCTTCTCGTGAAAGCCCTCGGCGATCCGGATCAGTTCGCTCATCTGACCCGACAGGCACAGTTCGTTGAGCTCGCCCACGTTGTTCACACCCAGGATCCGGTTCCAGTCCTTGGTCTCCTTGTAGGTCTGGAAAAGCTTGGTCTGGGGGGAAAGCTCCGGGATCCGCTCCGGGTTGCGCTGCTGGGGGAATCGCAGCACGAATCCCGGGGGGTACATGGTCAGCTCAAAGCGGTCGATCAGGCCTGACGCCGGCGCCACCGGCCCGTGGTAGATGTCCTTGAAGACCCCGCAGCCCACTAAGCGCACCTCGGCCAGGCGGATGGTGGTCAACAGTTTGGCCTTGTCCTGGTAGCCCTCGGACTCGAAGTACTCCTTGGCTTCTTCGATGGAGACCGTCTCCTTTTGGAAGGGTCGGTTCTCGGAAACGATCAGCCGCATCCGGGATTCAACCTTGTCAAGGATATCTTCGTCCAAAAGCTGTTCCCCGCCGAAATCAAAATAATAGCCGTTGGCCAGCGACTGCCCCACCACCACCCGGGCCTGGGGATAAAGCCCCTTGACGGCCTCATACAATATCAGGCAGGCGGCCCGGCGGTAGAGCGCTATGCCCTCGCGGTCCGAATAGAACACCGGAGCCAGGCGGCAGTTGGAATGGACTGTGGCATCCAGGCTGACTAACTGCTGGTTCATCTTGGCGGCCAGGATCTTGGCCGGTGATTTATCAAGGTACTTTTTAAAGATGGCCTGCACCTGCTCCCCCGCCTTGGCGGGCACGCGCTGGCCGTCTAATTGGATTTCAATCGGTTTATGCTTCATATCGGTTTCTGATTATAGTTTCTGCGTTAAGGGTTTTTGAAATTTTTAGCCGACCCGTAGTCTGACAGGCCGGCTAAGTAATTTATCTCTTTATAAGATAATCCAAACCCCTTCAAGAGTAAAGAGGATTTTAGATTCTGGATTAATTGTATAATGGGGTGGATGAGGGGATTCGAACCCCCGGCCTTCGGATCCACAATCCGACGTTCTAACCAGCTGAACTACATCCACCGTGATACTAAGGGATTTGTGATTTGATGGTTGGGTTTTGGGCTTTGTATTGCTGCATTTTAGATTTTAGGCTCTTTCTTAGCCCGCATATCATTTTACTGATGTCGGTGCATGTGCCGATCCTCGTTTCGGAAACAAAATGATCCAGATAATTTAAGTCTCGTATCTTATATAACCAGTTCTCTGTTTCTGCCGTACTTCTTCGGGCAATATCCAGATAGTGAACGTATTCTTTGGTGGAAGCTGCGTTGAACCCCTCGGATATATTGGCGCTGACGGACCCGCTGCTGCGCAATATCTGATATTATTTTTGCCGATCTGGTTGAAGGAAATTTCTTAACATCAACCGTGATGTCTAAAAATAACCTGTGAGCTTTTTGCCATACTTCAAGTTCGATA includes:
- a CDS encoding copper-translocating P-type ATPase, whose translation is MNMKKIEIPVSGMHCASCVNNVEQYLKRMKGVRSAAVNLATEKAAIEYDPDLITVPEILQVVRAAGYEVPGTQAGTEGPLPSPAASLEGQRDRYYSSLKKRFLFALIFSVPVFLGGMHMFLPFVPGWLHNPWLMLALAVPVQFFSGWLFYKGFWASIKRRNADMDTLVAVGTSAAFGYSLLATVFPGFFAQAGLQVVYYYDSAVVIITLILLGRMLEAGARGKTSQAIKRLIGLQARTARVVRDGQETELPIEQVRSGDIISVRPGERVAADGVILDGFSSLDESLITGESIPADKAAGDRVTGGTINKTGAFRFMALKVGRETVLAQIIKLVEEAQGSKAPIQRLADKIASVFVPIVMAVAALTFTLWLILGPSFNLAMINAVAVLVIACPCALGLATPTAIMVGTGRGAELGILIRRGEILEKAGSIDTVVFDKTGTLTTGQITVTNVAVSPELDEEQLLALAASAENSSEHPIGRAVAEYVKLKNIPLPKMSDFKVLPGSGLSCKVNDKLVEIGNRPLMEQREIDFSSLEKLANRLQQEGKTVIYLAADARPAGIIAVADTLRGNAPRAISGLHSMGLKTAMITGDHKEVAAAIAGQLGMDQVISEVLPKDKVEEVKKLQSGNSVVAMVGDGINDAPALAQADIGMAMGRGTDVAIESADIILLGDDLNLILKAIRLSRSTLKIIKQNLFWAFFYNVIGIPVAAGLLYPFLGILLNPMFAALAMAFSSVSVVGNSLRLKRWE
- a CDS encoding T9SS type A sorting domain-containing protein, whose product is MKKTMLTLCLAILFCCGVANAQKMIKAGGPPPVFEGSGLKIDGGAKLGGSYTLSGEIKMLRDVENVKIHFTLKGGVKILSGEKYIYYKKLAKGQIINPSITVTFESVPASVQRSIWGKSATPGGSGVYYDVVDDEGTLMSLPQYVARNNERNFKKIEYRYDPEEPLPLNEQNIQPGMINGEKAKATRDAIENLKKTKGEVSDIEAIELLHNRIELFIRSGVEGQKAIDILWDAREKTKSKGGDYWKNVEEILKARKIKFFRPNGYNNSYGVDDSFSGLEKISTPKATVTLTGQFLYKKHCSDTANGLLATTIDMPVRRAKIWVWGYWSGQGLTRFGPTMTDENGNFTVNVDNVVYPARFCPFVYCKGPDYAGTKFERIKVVTDTIKFNYSDGPDSLTWRFRWWKWDTVSTSSYTFSRSPSYAGEQAFDGGLYPTANQPRSGAVNIFDVFLNAYDTLVTNDHTDDATLYRIAAKWQPGYSLTDHGFGGTCTDMYPSGYVDTTWVNADTTGEDKTTDEWDDMVLLHEFAHHAMAKCAEFPPNATGSHKWFESHPEKPNMSYSEGWANFFNHVVSDSLFYIDTKEMIGKADTTVGWWNIENPWSHYDSINNPLQAGPYCEAAVAGSLWDLYDSQDENPYPNDSAYADTLTMGFGPIWDVTTKYTPGGRNCYNIWEFIQGWGNFYDRFSGFESILRHHKIFKPARPINVTAGVSPFDYWTVVVTWEKGGSKYSGGAKDDTISVGYNIYRRAEGEKFYSKINDTLITAFTFDDPNRLDNKNYFYMVAGVDTSKVEGFFSDSVKVYVPHPPFKTRLSNATAFNNTHKLLYSPASGKAHLIYGSDNGLYYSYSTDFGLDWSTDTVLSYEADNRSCLALDTLGRPSVIWKKWSSTFEYTRQSSPWIPPIWLPAIVYSRPTMAISRHDTAYVAYTYYSVVSNEETCEGKISLVTFPITDFMSAINENLDLPGKTPMVAVDDSDNVYIAYASGNDIYFADRTNGIWGTPINISQSPAISQHPMIDVYGDKLSVTWEEDNGGSFDIYNKILTISANTWTNSENVSNNISNSLNPTTAMSGYVYWSDNENGYYRIYSKRFIDGAGWPDSAKRTITDNDSICNYPQITFSQTIDTTKILAIWTQGNASPYDVKFQRNIVQPVSKIYIDGGQELASPFNIRRDGFKVFGPASYQSIDYGAEEVAYKFDNLNSTKDYKVSVTYYFENVENNAKGQSNKPIWHEQLKVDKQTVATSKVKAGQPTTVEVLVPPQWYAKDGSIVLTVKNINGKYAMATDVKLYEFSKPTSTEKTDGGTQTAFTTPVTLPLTNQLCQNAPNPFGSQPTTIQYAVTKPGNVSLKVYNISGQVVKTLVNESKQPGFYNARWNGKDETGRQAAAGVYFYRIQANGFDNTKKLVVLK